From Halichoerus grypus chromosome 6, mHalGry1.hap1.1, whole genome shotgun sequence, one genomic window encodes:
- the CD2BP2 gene encoding CD2 antigen cytoplasmic tail-binding protein 2 isoform X2, giving the protein MGAWGRPLCAVMPKRKVTFQGVGDEDDEDEISVPKKKLVDPVTGAGGPGSRFKGKHSLDSDEEDDDDEGSSKYDILASEDVEGQEAATLPSEGGVRITPFNLQEEMEEGHFDADGNYFLNRDAQIRDSWLDNIDWVKIRERPPDQRPPSDSEEEDSLGQTPMSAQALLEGLLELLLPRETVAGALRRLGARGGGGRGGSKGAGRPSSPQRLDRLSGLADQMVARGNLGVYQETRERLALRLKGLGSRTQGPPEPTPPPSLDMFAEEVAEGELETPTPTQKGEAELPGDGLVDVMWEYKWENTGDAELYGPFTSTQMQTWVNEGYFADGVYCRKLDPPGGQFYNSKRIDFDLYT; this is encoded by the exons ATGGGTG CTTGGGGAAGGCCCCTCTGTGCAGTCATGCCAAAGAGGAAAGTGACCTTCCAAGGCGTAGGAGATGAGGATGATGAGGATGAAATCAGTGTCCCCAAGAAGAAG CTGGTGGATCCAGTGACGGGGGCAGGGGGTCCTGGGAGCCGCTTCAAAGGCAAACACTCTTTGGACAGCGATgaggaggatgatgatgatgaggggTCCAGCAAATATGACATCCTGGCCTCAGAGGATGTGGAAG GTCAGGAAGCAGCCACACTCCCCAGTGAGGGAGGTGTGCGGATCACACCCTTCAACCTGCAGGAAGAGATGGAGGAGGGCCACTTTGATGCCGATGGCAACTACTTCCTGAACCGGGATGCTCAGATCCGAGACAGCTGGCTGGACAACATTGACTGG GTGAAGATCAGGGAGCGACCACCTGATCAGCGCCCGCCGTCAGACTCAGAGGAAGAGGACAGCCTGGGCCAGACACCAATGAGTGCCCAAGCTCTCCTGGAGGGCCTTCTGGAGCTGCTCTTGCCAAGAGAGACAGTGGCTGGGGCACTGAGGCGTCTGGGGgcccgaggaggaggaggcagagggggcagcaAGGGGGCTGGGCGGCCTAGCTCCCCCCAGCGCTTGGATCGGCTCTCTGGGTTGGCTGACCAGATGGTGGCCCGGGGCAACCTTGGTGTGTATCAGGAGACAAGAGAACGGTTAGCCCTGCGGCTGAAGGGGTTGGGGTCCCGGACCCAGGGACCCCCTGAGcccacacccccaccctctcTGGACATGTTTGCTGAggaagtggcagagggggagCTGGAGACCCCAACCCCTACCCAGAAGGGAG AAGCAGAGTTGCCAGGAGATGGTCTGGTGGACGTGATGTGGGAATATAAGTGGGAGAACACGGGAGATGCTGAGCTGTATGGGCCCTTCACCAGCACCCAGATGCAG ACCTGGGTGAACGAAGGCTACTTCGCAGATGGTGTTTATTGCCGGAAGCTGGACCCTCCCGGTGGACAGTTCTATAACTCCAAACGCATTGACTTTGACCTCTATACCTGA
- the CD2BP2 gene encoding CD2 antigen cytoplasmic tail-binding protein 2 isoform X3, with product MPKRKVTFQGVGDEDDEDEISVPKKKLVDPVTGAGGPGSRFKGKHSLDSDEEDDDDEGSSKYDILASEDVEGQEAATLPSEGGVRITPFNLQEEMEEGHFDADGNYFLNRDAQIRDSWLDNIDWVKIRERPPDQRPPSDSEEEDSLGQTPMSAQALLEGLLELLLPRETVAGALRRLGARGGGGRGGSKGAGRPSSPQRLDRLSGLADQMVARGNLGVYQETRERLALRLKGLGSRTQGPPEPTPPPSLDMFAEEVAEGELETPTPTQKGEAELPGDGLVDVMWEYKWENTGDAELYGPFTSTQMQTWVNEGYFADGVYCRKLDPPGGQFYNSKRIDFDLYT from the exons ATGCCAAAGAGGAAAGTGACCTTCCAAGGCGTAGGAGATGAGGATGATGAGGATGAAATCAGTGTCCCCAAGAAGAAG CTGGTGGATCCAGTGACGGGGGCAGGGGGTCCTGGGAGCCGCTTCAAAGGCAAACACTCTTTGGACAGCGATgaggaggatgatgatgatgaggggTCCAGCAAATATGACATCCTGGCCTCAGAGGATGTGGAAG GTCAGGAAGCAGCCACACTCCCCAGTGAGGGAGGTGTGCGGATCACACCCTTCAACCTGCAGGAAGAGATGGAGGAGGGCCACTTTGATGCCGATGGCAACTACTTCCTGAACCGGGATGCTCAGATCCGAGACAGCTGGCTGGACAACATTGACTGG GTGAAGATCAGGGAGCGACCACCTGATCAGCGCCCGCCGTCAGACTCAGAGGAAGAGGACAGCCTGGGCCAGACACCAATGAGTGCCCAAGCTCTCCTGGAGGGCCTTCTGGAGCTGCTCTTGCCAAGAGAGACAGTGGCTGGGGCACTGAGGCGTCTGGGGgcccgaggaggaggaggcagagggggcagcaAGGGGGCTGGGCGGCCTAGCTCCCCCCAGCGCTTGGATCGGCTCTCTGGGTTGGCTGACCAGATGGTGGCCCGGGGCAACCTTGGTGTGTATCAGGAGACAAGAGAACGGTTAGCCCTGCGGCTGAAGGGGTTGGGGTCCCGGACCCAGGGACCCCCTGAGcccacacccccaccctctcTGGACATGTTTGCTGAggaagtggcagagggggagCTGGAGACCCCAACCCCTACCCAGAAGGGAG AAGCAGAGTTGCCAGGAGATGGTCTGGTGGACGTGATGTGGGAATATAAGTGGGAGAACACGGGAGATGCTGAGCTGTATGGGCCCTTCACCAGCACCCAGATGCAG ACCTGGGTGAACGAAGGCTACTTCGCAGATGGTGTTTATTGCCGGAAGCTGGACCCTCCCGGTGGACAGTTCTATAACTCCAAACGCATTGACTTTGACCTCTATACCTGA